A genomic window from Populus nigra chromosome 7, ddPopNigr1.1, whole genome shotgun sequence includes:
- the LOC133700095 gene encoding probable transcription factor At5g28040 codes for MDSTPVPQHLPFKPSSSSSASKLPIKRKIPDSLHHHHLLSPKLETSSTTTPTTTNPDAISTPTTNSESKPPPFKFHRIWSEPDEISFLQGLLSSSSQGLSFPKDLPFFYDRFSNSMSQPYTKSQLSEKMRRLRKKFRSTSSRLARNGFNYSLLSPHDRSLFGLSKQLWSPEFASSSPFGGNKSTCSNSNTNFDGNVSSFRPDNVKRTKLDEDLVGVKGSFLPVFALPCENVNVSNELNDLESLDLDEFDNGYVVKMREGNVGWEVDKGVSGCGGGCGSVAVKSVAKSVLNVFDECVKEVKKVVLKERLDSSMEGKKEKDFQRRWREQRVAEFDVLALRLRLLLDNSAK; via the coding sequence ATGGACTCCACCCCAGTCCCACAACATCTCCCCTTTAAaccctcttcctcttcttcagcCTCCAAACTCCCTATCAAACGCAAAATACCTGATtctctccaccaccaccacctcctctcTCCaaaacttgaaacttcctcCACCACCACACCAACCACCACAAACCCAGATGCAATCTCCACTCCCACCACTAATTCTGAATCAAAGCCACCACCTTTTAAGTTCCACAGAATCTGGTCTGAGCCTGATGAAATAAGCTTCCTTCAAGGCCTACTCTCTTCATCCTCTCAAGGCCTCTCATTTCCTAAAGACTTGCCCTTTTTTTATGACAGATTCTCCAATTCAATGTCACAACCTTACACAAAATCTCAGCTTTCTGAGAAAATGAGAAGGCTGCGTAAGAAGTTTCGCAGTACGTCTTCGCGCCTTGCGCGTAATGGGTTCAATTATTCATTATTATCGCCTCATGATCGTTCTCTTTTTGGTCTCTCTAAACAGCTTTGGAGCCCTGAATTTGCTTCAAGCTCTCCTTTTGGAGGTAATAAGAGTACATGTAGTAATAGTAATACTAATTTTGATGGTAATGTGAGTAGTTTTCGTCCTGATAATGTTAAAAGGACGAAACTGGATGAGGATTTGGTGGGTGTTAAAGGTAGTTTTTTGCCGGTTTTTGCTTTGCCTTGCGAAAATGTAAATGTGAGTAATGAATTGAATGATCTGGAGTCGTTGGATTTGGATGAATTTGATAATGGGTATGTTGTGAAAATGAGGGAAGGCAATGTGGGTTGGGAGGTGGATAAGGGGGTGAGTGGATGTGGAGGTGGCTGCGGTAGTGTGGCAGTAAAGAGTGTGGCTAAGAGTGTTCTAAATGTGTTTGACGAGTGCGTAAAGGAGGTCAAGAAGGTTGTTCTTAAAGAGAGGTTGGATAGTTCAATGGAagggaagaaggagaaggatTTTCAAAGGAGGTGGAGGGAGCAAAGAGTTGCTGAGTTTGATGTTTTGGCTCTTCGGTTGAGGTTGCTTCTTGACAATTCTGCTAAATAG
- the LOC133700228 gene encoding pentatricopeptide repeat-containing protein At1g66345, mitochondrial — protein sequence MALLRRTFPSLISTPLKNSIHPRVCSSWFEVARFLHDGTKTEIDTVVSSICDSLRRGYNWDTLNRKFESLQLNNLLVKNVLLELKEPTDAKRALGFFHWSARRNFVHGVQTYCLTIHILIQARLIMDAQALLESILKKSVGDPTKFLVVDSLLSSYKIIISSPLVFDLLVQAYAKLRMFEIGFDVCCRLEEHGFTLSLISFNTLIHVVQKSDKSPLAWKIYEHMLHRRTYPNEATIESMISALCKEGKLQTIVNMLDKIHGKRCSPVVIVNTCLVFRILEEGRVEPGLALLKMMLRKNMILDTVAYSLIVYAKVKLGNLNSAMQVYEEMLKRGFNANSFVYTSFIGAYCKEERIEEANQLLQEMENMGLKPYGDTFNFLLEGCAKAGRVEETLSYCKKMMEMGHVPSLSAFNEMVGKLCRIEDVTRANEMLTNLLDEGFLADEITYSNLISGYAKNNQIQEMLKLYYEMEYRSLSPGLMGFTSLIKGLCNCGKLEEAEKYLRIMIGRSLNPREDVYEALIKVYFEKGDKRRALNLYNEMVSKGLKLCCSHYSGACT from the coding sequence ATGGCTTTGCTGCGTCGAACTTTTCCATCTTTGATTTCAACACCACTCAAGAATTCCATTCATCCACGTGTCTGCAGTTCTTGGTTTGAGGTGGCTAGATTTCTTCATGATGGCACAAAAACAGAAATTGATACAGTCGTAAGCTCCATATGTGATTCATTAAGGAGAGGATATAACTGGGATACCCTGAATAGAAAATTTGAGTCTCTTCAGCTCAACAATTTGCTTGTCAAAAATGTACTGCTGGAATTGAAGGAACCAACCGATGCAAAACGGGCTCTAGGCTTCTTTCATTGGTCAGCAAGAAGGAATTTTGTACATGGGGTTCAAACATATTGTCTGACGATTCACATATTAATTCAAGCTCGGCTGATAATGGATGCTCAGGCATTGCTTGAATCAATTCTGAAGAAAAGTGTAGGGGATCCTACAAAATTTTTGGTTGTGGATTCCCTCCTTAGTAGTTATAAGATTATTATATCAAGTCCCTTAGTGTTTGATTTGCTGGTTCAGGCTTATGCGAAGCTGAGAATGTTTGAGATTGGTTTTGATGTTTGCTGCCGCTTAGAAGAACATGGGTTCACCTTAAGCCTTATAAGTTTCAACACCTTGATTCATGTTGTTCAAAAATCTGATAAAAGTCCCCTGGCGTGGAAGATTTATGAGCACATGCTTCACCGAAGAACTTACCCAAATGAAGCAACAATCGAAAGCATGATCAGTGCTTTGTGCAAGGAAGGGAAGTTGCAAACAATTGTGAACATGTTGGATAAGATCCATGGAAAGAGATGCTCTCCTGTAGTTATTGTTAATACTTGTTTGGTATTTAGGATTTTAGAGGAGGGAAGAGTTGAACCGGGCTTGGCTTTATTGAAAATGATGCTTCGAAAGAACATGATTCTGGATACTGTTGCTTACTCTTTGATTGTTTATGCTAAAGTCAAACTTGGAAATTTGAACTCAGCAATGCAGGTCTATGAGGAAATGCTTAAGCGAGGTTTCAATGCAAATTCTTTTGTGTACACTTCATTTATAGGAGCTTATTGTAAGGAGGAAAGAATTGAAGAAGCAAATCAGTTgttgcaagaaatggaaaaCATGGGTTTGAAACCATATGGAGACACTTTTAACTTTCTCCTTGAAGGTTGTGCTAAAGCAGGAAGAGTAGAAGAAACTTTGAGTTACTGCAAGAAAATGATGGAGATGGGACATGTTCCCAGCCTTTCAGCTTTCAATGAGATGGTAGGAAAGCTGTGTAGAATAGAGGATGTGACACGAGCAAATGAGATGTTGACGAATTTGTTAGATGAAGGGTTCTTAGCAGACGAGATCACATACTCTAATCTAATTTCTGGTTATgcaaaaaacaatcagattcagGAAATGCTCAAACTTTACTATGAAATGGAATATCGCTCACTCTCTCCTGGATTAATGGGTTTCACTTCCTTGATTAAGGGCCTCTGCAATTGCGGAAAACTAGAGGAAgcagaaaaatatttaagaattatgATAGGTCGATCTCTAAATCCTCGCGAGGATGTTTATGAAGCATTGATTAAAGTGTATTTTGAAAAGGGTGACAAAAGAAGGGCTCTTAACCTTTACAACGAAATGGTTTCTAAAGGATTGAAGCTTTGTTGCTCGCATTATTCAGGTGCCTGTACATAG
- the LOC133700096 gene encoding valine--tRNA ligase, chloroplastic/mitochondrial 2-like, with the protein LLDAKWESQGFFKPSFDRGSDPFVVSMPPPNVTGSLHMGHAMSVTLEDVMVRYNRMKGRPTLWLPGTDHAGIATQLVVEKMLASEGIKRNDLSREEFTKRVWEWKEKYGGTITNQIKRLGASCDWTREHFTLDEQLSQAVIEAFIKLHEKGLIYQGSYLVNWSPNLQTAVSDLEVEYSEEPGALYHIKYRVAGQSDFLTVATTRPETLFGDLAIAVNPKHVDKDFGTADKVCFFYECTLGWPDVSAEDFRKFYPTTMLETGHDILFFWAARMIMMGIEFTGTVPFSYVYLHGLIRDSQGRKMSKTLGNVIDPLDTIKEFGTDALRFTISLGTAGQDLNLSTERLTANKAFTNKLWNACKFVLQNLPSQTDVSAWDTIMDYKFDKEESASRLPLPECWVVSKLHVLIDMVTTSYDKFFFGDVGRETYDFFWSDFADWYIEASKARLYQSGADSTSSMAQAVLLYVFENVLKLLHPFMPFVTEELWQALPERKEALIVSPWPQTSLLQLPNSIKKFENFQDLTRAIRNARAEYSVEPAKRISASIVASEEVIQYISNEKEVLALLSRLDLQNVHFTDSPPGDANQSVHLVASEGLEAYLPLADMVDISAEVERLSKRLSKMQVEYDGLVAYLSSQKFVEKTPEDVVHGVREKAAEAEEKINLTKNRLAFLKSSVLVSQ; encoded by the exons GATGTCATGGTTAGATACAATCGCATGAAGGGAAGACCAACTCTGTGGCTTCCTGGTACAGATCATGCTGGTATTGCAACTCAG TTGGTTGTAGAAAAAATGCTTGCATCTGAAGGAATTAAGAGAAATGATCTGAGCAGAGAGGAGTTCACAAAACGAGTTTGGGAGTGGAAAGAGAA ATATGGTGGAACTATTACAAATCAGATTAAGAGACTCGGCGCTTCCTGTGATTGGACTAGAGAGCATTTCACCCTTGATGAACAGCTAAGTC AAGCTGTGATTGAGGCATTTATCAAGCTTCACGAGAAAGGTCTAATCTATCAAG GCTCTTACTTGGTTAACTGGTCTCCTAATCTGCAGACTGCTGTTTCAGACTTG GAAGTAGAATATTCTGAAGAACCTGGCGCTTTATATCACATCAAGTATCGAGTTGCTGGACA GAGTGACTTCTTGACAGTAGCAACAACACGGCCTGAGACTTTATTTGGTGATTTAGCTATTGCTGTGAATCCCAAG CATGTTGATAAAGACTTTGGGACTGCTGACAAggtctgttttttttatgagtg TACTCTTGGTTGGCCAGATGTTTCAGCAGAGGATTTTAGGAAGTTTTATCCAACAACAATGCTTGAAACTGG GCATgatattttgttcttttggGCGGCAAGGATGATCATGATGGGAATTGAGTTTACCGGGACTGTTCCATTTTCATATGTTTATCTTCACGGGCTTATCCGGGACTCACAA GGACGGAAAATGTCTAAAACACTTGGTAATGTAATAGATCCCCTTGATACAATCAAAGAGTTTGGCACTGATGCTCTACGATTCACTATTTCTCTAGGAACTGCTGGCCAG GACCTTAATTTGTCTACTGAGAGGTTGACTGCCAACAAGGCTTTCACCAACAAATTATGGAATGCATGCAAGTTTGTGCTGCAGAATTTGCCCAGTCAAACTGATGTATCTGCTTGGGACACTATAATGGATTATAAG TTTGACAAAGAGGAGTCTGCTTCCAGGCTACCTTTACCAGAATGTTGGGTG GTGTCAAAACTTCATGTGCTTATTGACATGGTCACAACTAGCTATGACAAGTTTTTCTTTGGAGATGTTGGGAGAGAAACTTATGATTTCTTTTGGAGTGATTTTGCTGATTG GTATATTGAAGCCAGTAAAGCTCGCCTTTACCAGTCCGGGGCTGATTCAACTTCGTCAATGGCACAGGCTGTTCTAttgtatgtttttgaaaatgttttgaaattgctACATCCGTTCATGCCATTTGTCACTGAAGAACTGTGGCAG GCACTCCCTGAACGGAAAGAAGCACTTATAGTATCTCCTTGGCCCCAGACTTCACTTCTACAGCTTCCaaactccataaaaaaatttgaaaatttccaAGATCTG ACTAGAGCAATTCGCAATGCTCGAGCAGAATACTCAGTTGAGCCAGCCAAGCGTATATCTGCATCTATAGTTGCAAGTGAAGAGGTCATCCAATATATATCT AACGAGAAGGAAGTCTTAGCTCTTCTTTCCAGGCTAGATCTACAAAATGTCCATTTCACAGATTCTCCTCCAG GGGATGCAAACCAATCAGTACATCTGGTTGCCAGTGAGGGACTAGAAGCTTATCTTCCTCTTGCAGATATGGTTGATATATCTGCTGAGGTAGAACGCCTTTCAAAGCGCCTCTCCAAGATGCAAGTAGAGTATGATGGACTTGTTGCTTATCTCAGTTCTCAAAAA TTTGTAGAGAAAACTCCCGAGGATGTTGTCCATGGGGTTCGAGAAAAGGCAGCGGAGGCAGAGGAGAAGATAAACCTCACCAAGAATCGGTTGGCTTTCCTGAAATCCTCTGTTCTGGTGTCGCAATAG